Sequence from the Thermoplasmata archaeon genome:
GAGGTCATGGGCTACGAAGAGAACCCCCACATGTACGCCGCGCAGATCACCACGGACATGCCCCAGTGGGGCGGGCTCAGCGGCTGCACGTTCGAGGAGAGCCAGTCCTGGGGCAAGTTCCACCGGGACGCGAAGATGGCCCAGAGCCACGTCGACGCGACGATCGGACTGCCGCTGCTCATCGGGTACCTCCTGCAGAAGGGCGTGCACAAGAAGCGGAAACAGCGCCAGTACAAGTGGGACGGGCAGAAGCTCGTCTCGCTGAAGTGATCGGGTCACGCACCTCGGACGAGGTGCTCGTACTCGCGGAGCGCTTCCTCCTGCTCGGGCTCGATCACGCCGATGAGGGTGCCGTAGGCGCGCTGGGCTTTCTCCCGGACCTCGCGGATAGCCGCGTCGG
This genomic interval carries:
- a CDS encoding deoxyhypusine synthase family protein, giving the protein LVGTCYRKGIPYFEPALNDSSIGIALAKHHYLALKKGKTPVAIDSIQDNYEIAQVKALSPRTGVFYVGGGTPKNYISQVEPMLEVMGYEENPHMYAAQITTDMPQWGGLSGCTFEESQSWGKFHRDAKMAQSHVDATIGLPLLIGYLLQKGVHKKRKQRQYKWDGQKLVSLK